The stretch of DNA GCGCGTACGACGAAGAGACCGGCAAGACCGTCTGGGAAGGCCCGCTGCCCGGGCCTTCACGCGGCGTGCCGGCGATCTACGAGTCGAAAGGCCGGCAGTTCATCGTCGTCGCCGCGCTGCCCCCTGGCGGAGGTCGCGGCGGCGCCGTCGGTACGAACGTCCCGGGCGGGCCGGCGAAGCCGGTCGATCCCAACGCGCCGCGCGGCTACATCGCGTTCGCGCTTCCGAGAAGGTAGCGCCTACTTCTCCGTTCGGACGTCGTAGCCGACGAACTCCTGCAGGTAGACGTTGCCCTGGTATTCCATCTCCCGATGGATGCCGATCTCCGACGTGTAGTACGCGAACGCGACGCGAGACTTGAGCGTCACGAAGAACTTCTCCGCCGCGCTCTCGGGACTCGCCTCTTTCGAGGCGATGGCGGTCAGGAGCGCGACGCGTTCAGCCGGGGTGGCCTCGAGGAAGGTCTTGCCGCTCGTGCGGCGGCTGAGATCGTCGATCGCGGCCAGCCCGTCGCGCCACTCGTTGCGTTCCTCGGCGGTCCAGGCGTCGGCGAGCTCGCCGTCGATGTAGGCGGCAACACGCGCCGCCCGCGCGCCCGGCGAGTGGCTGTCGGTCGGGATGATCTCTTCGGCCAGCTCGTCGACGAGCGAGTATTCGCTCGTCGTGAAGAACCGTGGAGACGCGGCCTGGCCCGCCGACAGCACACGCCGCACGCCGAGCGTCGACGTGATCGCCGCGCTCGCCGCGGCGATCTTCAGCACGTCTCGCCGGTCGAGCCGAGGATCCCGACGATCGCCGTCCGCCATCAGAGCCGTCCTCTCCTGAATTCTTCCGCGAGGTAGTCGCAGGAGCGCCAGGCGAGCGCCATGATCGTCCAGGTGGGATTCTGGCACGACGCGCTCACGTGGCTGCTGCCGTCGACGACGAACAGGTTCTTCACGTCGTGTGACTGCTGGAACTGGTTCAGCACCGACGTGCGCCTGTCGGAGCCCATGCGCGCCGTGCCCAGCTCGTGGATCGACCACCCTTCGGTGAGCGGTGTGCGGCTCACGCCCACGATCTCGAACCCGGCGGCCTCGAACATCTCCTGGGCCGTGTTCGCCATGTCCTCGCACATCTTCTTCTCGTTGTCGCCGAACTGGTAGTGGAAGCGCAGTACCGGAATGCCCCACCGGTCTGTCGTATTGGGGTCGAGAGCGACGTAGTTCTCGTAGCGGGCCAGCACTTCGCCGAACCCGCCCATCTCGATGTAGGCGCCCGACAGATCGCGCACGCGCTTCTTGTAGTCGGCGCCGAAGCCCGGCTGGTCGCTCGCCGCGAACATCGAATTGCCCGCGCTGCCCTCGAAGCCGTAGCCGCGGATGAAATCCGTGCGGCGCTCCTTCAGGTTGCGGAATCTGGGCACGTAGAACCCGCCCGGCCGCCCGTCGTCGATCGTGCGCGGCGCGCCGATGCGGTCCTTCACGAGGCCGCGGACGCCCGGCCCCATGATGTGCTCGCAGAAGTTGTGGCCCACGTGGCCGCTCGAGTTGCCGATGCCGTTCGGGTGCGCCTGCGACTTGGACAGCAGCATGATGCGCGCGCTCTCGAGCGTTGACGCCGCCAGCACGACGACGCGAGCGCGGGCCTCGTAGGCGCGGCCCGTCTCCGCATCGAGAAACGCCACGCCGCTCGCCTTGCCCGTACGCTCGTCCACGAGGACTTCGCGCACGACGGCATTCGTGCGCAGCGACAGGCGGCCGGTGTCCTGTGCCGGGTAGATGAGCCCGGTCGGCGAGTCGAACACCGCGTGGATGTCGCAGCCGCCCGGACGCCGCGCGCACGCGCCGCGCCCGAAGCATCGGCTCCTGTACTTGTTGTGCTCAAGCCCGTCGGTCGTCACGCCCGCGCGGTAGGGCGTGACCGTCCGTCCCATCGCCGCCATCTTCGCGCGCAGCGTCGCCTCGGCGGCCGTGAGCCGCGTCGGCCGTTGGAAGATGCTGTCGGGCAGGTGCGGCAGGTGCTCCGCTACGCCAGAGATGCCGAGGTAGCGGTCGACCCGGTCGTAGTAAGGCGCGATGTCCTTGTACGAAATCGGCCAATCCTCGCCGTAGCCGTCCCGGCGTCGCGCTTTGAAGTCGTAGTCCGAAAGACGCAGCGCGAGCCGGCCCCAGATGGTCGTCTTGCCACCCAGCGTGCGGGCCCGAACCCACGCGTAGCGCGTGCCCGTGTACGGGTGGTCTTTCTCGTCGACCATGAAGTTGCGGCTGTAGTCGGCACCATTGCCGCCCTGGATGTAGTTGTAGACCTTGTCGTACGGCTGACCGGCGCCGTAGGGCGGCTGCCGGATCGTGTACTCGTTGAGCGTGAGGGCGTGATGACCTGGCGGCATCTGGCCACGGCGCGGATGCTCGTACGGCCACTCCATCGACTTCAGCTCGCGGTCGAGATCGAGCTTCTTGCCCGCCTCGAGCATCAGCACCTCGAGCCCCTTCGAGGTGAGCACGTGCGCGGCCATCCCGCCGGCGGCGCCCGACCCGACGACGATCGCGTCGTAGGTGCGCGTCAGGTCGGCATCGGGCTGGGGCGTCTGAAGGAACCGGAGAAGCGGCATGGAACTCTGTTTGTCAAGAAACTGTGACAACGGAACTTTTCTGCGCCGCGCGCAGTCTTAGGATGTGAATGCTCGCCTTCCATCCATTACCGCACGTCACGATCTCATCCTGATTCGTTCCGCGTTCGCGGATTCTTACCCAGGCCCCGGCGCACGTTGCCGGGGCCGCGCATTTTCAGCGGCCTGGCGCCGCCCGCATCAACCCCGTCAGCTCGTCGTCGGTCCACGGATTCGTCCGCCCGGCCGTCTCGGCCCTCACGGCCGCGACCTCTTCCGGCGCAACTGGCGCGCCCGCCTGATTCCATTCCCGGCGGATGTAGGTCAGCACGCTCGACACGTCGGCATCGGTCATGGTCGCGCCGAGAGGTGGCATCAGACCGATCGCTCCCTCTTTGCCGTTCAACAAGACCCGAACCGGGATCCGGGAATCGGCGAAGGCGATCGCCGATCCGACGAGCGGCGGCGCGAGGCGATCCTGACCGCGCCCGTCAGGCTGATGGCAGGCCTGGCAGGCGTTCCGGTAAACCTCACGGCCGCGTTCGAATCGGGCCTGTTCGACGGCCGTCAACGGGCGACCGGCGACGGACGATGGCCCGCCGGCGAGCTTGCCGGGCCATTCGACACGGCCGAGAAGCGCCGCGGCCCTCGGCGCCAGCGGATCCGGAGACTCGATGGCGAGCGTCGTCAACGATTGAGGCGCGGCCCGCAGGCGCAGCGGTGCGCTGCCGCGTCCGGCCGCCGGAGCGGACGTCGCGGCCTGCTGCGCTTCGCGGACGCCGGGAAACGCGTACGACCCGCCCGGACCGCCTCGTGCGCCGGGGCAGGTCGGGCACGGCGGAGCGGGCGCCGGCGGTCCACCACGCCGGGCCGCGGTGCCCGGCAAGGCGCCACCGATGAGCGCGACCTCGGCACCGCGCAGCAGCGCCGTCCGCGACCACGACGTCAGCGACGCGCTGGCGATCCGATCGAACAGCCGCGTCACGTCCTCCTCCCGGCCGCTTCGCGCCACCGTCGCGGCGAGCATCGTCACGGCGGCCGATCGTGCCGGCGTGTCGCTGCCGGCCAGCAGCTCATCGGCGATCGCCAGCTCGCTGCCGGCGGCTCCGCTGAGCGCGACGTCCACGATGATGGGATCGGTGCCATAGCGCGACAGCACGTCCGCGAGCGCGCGCGCCTTGTCGGCGCCCGGCATGGCGCCGAGCGAGGCGGCCACCTGCTGCCGCACCATCCAGTCGTCATCGGCGACGCGGCGCCGTACGGCGTCGCGCACCCGCGTCTCTCGAGGATCGGCGAGCCAGCGCTCGGCCAGGCGCAGCGCCGATGCCCGCACCTCGCGAGACCGATCGTCGAGCGCGCGGACCACGACGTCCGGCGCGAGACGATCGAGTCCTTCCAACGTCCACAGCGCGTGCAGGCGCGTGCGCCAGTCGCCGGCCGTCGACGCAAGTGCCGCAAGATCCGACGCCACCGCAACGGCCCGCCGCTCGACAATCAGACGCTGGGCGGTTTCGCGCCACCACGCGTTCGGATGCGACAGCATCTTCACCAGCGCCGAGGCCGACGCCGTCGCCAGGCCGGTCGGCTCGGCGCGGCGCGTCGTGTCGTGGACGACGCGATAGATGCGCCCCAGGCCGATCGGGGTGTCGAGCTGCTTGCGCACGATGTAGTCGCGCAGGTAGGTCGTCGTGGACGACTTGTCCTGAATGACGCCGCGATACATGTCCACGACGTAGAGCGTGCCGTCCGGCGCGTTCGCGAGGTACACGGGCCGGAATCGCTCGTCGGTCGACGCGATGAACTCGGCGCGCGCGTACGCCTTCTCGGCGCGCAGCAACGCGCCGGTGTCGCTCAGCACCAGGCGGCTCACCAGGTTGGCCGCCGGCTCGGCGACGAACGCGTTCCCGTACAGCTCGGCCGGCAGCCGATCGCCGCGGTAGATGAGCGGCGCGCAGACGGCGGTGAAGCGCGCGAGGGTGCCGTCCGGCCGGTCGATGCCGAGCTGGTACGCGCGGTTCGTGCCGGGGGTCGGCCGCACGGGCCACACGTCGTTCAGCGCGTCGTTGTCGATCGCGAGCGACTCGTAGAGGCCTCGCGTGCGGAGCAGCGACGCGTGGCGCGCGTAGTACTCGGCGGGAACGACGTCGACGTGCAGGGCCGACTCGTTCGTGTTCCGGTACATGCGGCCGGCGTCGTCCTGCGTGACGCCCCATTCGCCGCGCAGCGGAATCCTTCGAATCTCGAACCGCCCGTTGCGCCGGCGCAGATCGATCTCGGCGCCCGACGTGTGCAGCCAGTTGTCGAGGCCCCAATAGAGGCCGTTGGCGTTTCCTTCGACGCTGCCTTCACGGCGGCCGTACTCACGCGTGACGATGTCCTTCACGTCGGCGCGCAGATCGTGATTCGTGTCGCGCATCCACCAGAGGATGCCCGGTTCGGCGACGAGCACGCCGTCGTCGAGCACCTTCACGCCGCGCGGCACCGCCAGTCCATCGGCGAACACCGTGCGCCGATCCATCCGGCCGTCGTGATTCGTGTCTTCGAGCACGACAACGCGTCCGATCGGGTCGAGGTTGGGTTCCGGCGCGTCGAGCGTCCGGACGAACCCGGTCATCTCGACGACCCACAGCCGGCCTTCGAGGTCCCAGTCGATGACGGTCGGATCCTGGACGAGCGGCTCGGCCGCGACGAGCTCGAGACGATAGCCCGGCGGAAGGGAGAACGTCTTCAGCGCGTCGGCGGGCGACAAGGCCGGCGAGGCCTCGCCGACGGGCTGCACGCCGGGCGGCCAGGTGCGTGCCGGCGAGGCGTCCTGCCCGATACCTCGCGCGAAGGTGCTCGTGACGAAGACGGCGACGGCGAACAGTCGAACGGAGAGCCTCACGGCATGGCACCTCGCGGAACGGGCAGCCTGGAGTCCAGAGAATACCAATTCTCGCGCCGATGGCGGCGGGCGGACGGTGTAGCATCATTTCCGCCGGATCGTCCGCCGGCCGTCGAGGAGAGCGCTATGACACGCCGATGGTTTCTCACCGCCGCTGGCACGGCCGTGGCCGCTACCGCCGTCGGGCCGCGCGCCCAGAGCGCATTGCCGCCGGCGCGCACGGCGCGGTTCCGCACGGGGCTCGTCGCCTACTCCTTTCAGCGAGCGCTCCAGTCCGGACAGATGACGTACGAAGACTTGATCCGGCTCGCGGTCGACACCGACATCGACGGCATCGACATGACCGTGTACTGGCTGCCGAGCCTCGACGACAAGTACCTGCTGTCGCTTCGCCAGCTCGCGTATCGCAATCGCGTGGAGATCTACAGCATCGGCACGCGCGTGCAGCTCTCGCAGCCGACGCCAGACCAGCAGGCCAAGCAGCTCGCCGACCTCGCGAAATGGGTCGACGTCGCCCAGAAGCTCGGCGCGAGCCACATCCGCGTGTTCGGCGGACAGAAGCCCGCCGGTGCCACGCTCGAGCAGGCGATCGCGTTCGCGGCCGACACCTTGCGGAAAGGCGCCGAGCACGCGGGCTCGCGCGGCATCACGCTCGGCGTCGAAGACGATGGCGGGATCACGGAGTACGCGAAGGAGACGATCGCGATCGTCACGGGGGCGGGATCGCCCTGGGCCGGCATGAACCTCGACATCGGCAACTTCCGGCCGCCGCGCGTCTACGAACAGATCGAGCTGTCGATCCCGCACGCCGTGAGCACGCACATCAAGACGACCGTCGCGCTCGACGACGGCAGCGGGCGCGCGCCGTTCGACCTGGATCGCGTGTACCGCATGTTCGCCGCGCACGGCTACCGCGGCTACATGGGGCTCGAATACGAGGCCGGCGGAGAGGACCCGGCGACGGCCGTACCGCGCCATCTCGGCCAGCTCAGGGCGCTGGCGGCGAAGTACTCCCGGGCGTCCTGATACCTGCTCGGCGCCTGCTCCGCCCGGCACGACCGGGCGGGCCGCCTCGGGCACCGCGATGTGCCGGCGTGGCCAGCCTGCCGCGGGCACGCTGGCGAGGAGACGTTTGCCTCCCGGCAGACGGCAGGCCAGGCCCACGACAGCGCGGAGCCTCCGCCGCGCATCATCGCTCGAAGCTCGAGATGGGCCGCCCCGCGACGGCGGCGATGCGCACAAGACCGGGGCAACGCGCCGCCAGGCGCGGGTATACTGCTCGCTATCATGAAAGCTGCCCAAACGTTCGCGTCCGTCACTGGACGTCTGCGGCGTCGAGGCGTCGGCCCGCGCGCCTTGATCGTTCTGGCCGTGCTCGCCGCCGCGGTCGCGGTTCCGGTGGCGCAGACGCCCTTGGAACGCGCGCAGCAGGATAGCGAACGCGGCGACCGCATGTTCGCCGATGCGAAGTACCGCGAAGCGTTCGACGCCTACAGCAAAGCGGTCACGACGACCGATCGTCCGGCGGCGATTCGGGCGCTCAAAGGCATGATCAAGGCCGCGTTGCGGCTCTCCAGTTTCCGGCTCGCCCGGTCGCAGGCGGAGGTGCTCCGGGCATCGACGGGCGACGCCGAGTCGCTCACGCTCTACGGCGATGCGCTCTGGGCGGATGGGCTGTTCGACGAAGCCGAAGGCGCGTACGACACCGCGCTCGAGCGGTTCCCTTCGTCGTCGCGCGCGCACTTCGGCCTGGCACGATCGCTCGCGGCCCGCGGCCGGCTCGCCGAAGCGCTCGCGGAAGCGGAGCGTGCGATGGTGATGGATCCCGTCGACTCCGATCCCGTCGTGCTCGCCGGCGAGCTGTACGAGCGGCTGTACCGGTTCGACGATGCGGCGCGGATGTACGAGCGGTACGTGGCGATGCTGCCCAAGCGCCTTCGCAACGACAACAACGTCGCGGCGATGAAGATCAAGCTCCTGCGGAGCTTCGACGGCCGCGTGCCGGCGCGGATCGACGACGAAGCGACGGCCCCGCTCCACACGGTGCCGTTCACGCTCAAGAACAAGAAGATCATCCTGCGGGGCACCTTGAACGGCAAACAGGTCGAGATGGTGCTCGACACCGGCGCCGAGCGAACGGCCATCACCCGCGCGATGGCGAACCGCACGAACATCCATGGCATCGCCGAGACGATGATCACGGGCGTCGGCGCGCCCGGCGTGCGGCGGTTGTCGGTGGCGCGCGTCGACGCGCTGACGTTCGGCACCCTCACCGTGCGCGACTTCCCGGTGTCGATTCGCAAGGACAACATGCCGGGCGTACCCGACTGGCAGAACGAGACGTTCTCGCCGATGTCGCTCGGCCTGTCGATGGTGATCGACTACCGCCGCCAGGAGGTCACCTTCGGCCGGCGGCTGCCGGACGACTCGGCGGAGTTCACGCTGCCGATGCGCGTCTATCGTCTCCCCATGATCCGCGGGATGCTCAACGACAAGCAGCCGGCCTACTTCATCGTGGACACCGGCGGCGAGCTGATGTCGATCAGCACCGATGTCGCGACAGCGCTCGCGATGGCGCCGCGCCGCAAGATCCCGTTGAAGGTCTGGGGTGTGACCGGTCTGGATCGCGACGCGTTCCTGCTGCCCGGCGTGGACCTGGACTTCCAGGACATCGCGTATCGCCAGCAGGGCGTCGCCGTGTTGAACCTGCGCGCCCCGAGCGTGCTGCTCGGGTTCCAGGTCGGCGGCATCCTCGGGCACCGCTTCCTCAGCGGCTATCGCGTCGCCATGGACATCCAGCGCGGCGAGCTCCGCCTGCAGCGGTCGAACTGACGCGTCGCGTGCGGAACGATGAGTCGCGGACCGGCTAGAGTTCGCAACGCGAATCTCACGCGCCGGTTCGTTCGCGCTTCCGGTACTTCATTGCCGACCAACGTCGTCGCCATTTACAGGGTGGCGAGGGCATCGTCTACACTGCTGCGAGTGACGCGCCGCCTCCGGACGAAGGCGCCGGACGCTTCGCGTTTCTCGTTTGGACTCCCCCTCCAGTCCACGTCGGGCCGCGTCGCGCGATGACGCGCGTCGATCGGTCGCGAGGATCTGGCCGGGGCACGGGTCTTGCTCTTTGCGTCGAGCGGCGTGCTCGAAGCTGCCCGAAAGCCGACAGGGGCGGGAAGGGACGGTATGAGCAACAAGCTCGTCAGACTCAGCAGGAAGGCGTGGTGGGCGTGCGCGATTCTCGTCTGGCTCGCCGCGCTCGTGAGCGTGCAGGCGGACGATCGGGCCCCACGAGGGCCGGAAAAGTCCGCAGCCGCCCAGAATCCTCCTCAGCAATCACCGGCCGCCGCCGGCCCCGACCAGTACGTGGGCAACGAGTCCTGTCTCGGCTGCCACGACGAGGCGCGTGAAGGGTACGAGCGCAGCCTGCATCACTTCGGCAACGATCGGCGCACTCCTGCAGCGGATCGTGGCTGCGAGACGTGCCATGGGCCGAACAGCCGGCACGCCGACGATCCGGACCACGTGCCGCCGACGCGGGATCTCAAGACGCTCCCGGCCGACGACCTCAACGCGATCTGCACCACGTGCCATAGCCGCGGCGAGCACGCGCTCTGGGACGGCAGCGAGCACGAGCGTCGCGACGTGGCGTGCACGGCCTGCCACAGCATGCACAGCGCCAAATCGGAAGAGGGCTTCCTCAAGGGACGGACCGAGATGGAGACCTGTGCCACCTGCCATCGCGACAAGGTCGCGCGGCAGGATCGGTCGGGGCACATGCCGCTGCGCGAGGGCAAGCTGGCGTGCTCGAGCTGCCACAACCCGCACGGGTCGACGAACGTGCGGCTGCTCCGCACGGGGGACTCGATCGCCGAGACCTGCACCTCCTGTCATGCCGACAAGCGCGGGCCGTTCCTGTACGAGCACGCGCCGAGCCGTGACGGCTGCGTCACCTGTCACGATCCGCACGGTTCGTCCAACGAACGGATG from Acidobacteriota bacterium encodes:
- a CDS encoding gluconate 2-dehydrogenase subunit 3 family protein translates to MADGDRRDPRLDRRDVLKIAAASAAITSTLGVRRVLSAGQAASPRFFTTSEYSLVDELAEEIIPTDSHSPGARAARVAAYIDGELADAWTAEERNEWRDGLAAIDDLSRRTSGKTFLEATPAERVALLTAIASKEASPESAAEKFFVTLKSRVAFAYYTSEIGIHREMEYQGNVYLQEFVGYDVRTEK
- a CDS encoding GMC family oxidoreductase → MPLLRFLQTPQPDADLTRTYDAIVVGSGAAGGMAAHVLTSKGLEVLMLEAGKKLDLDRELKSMEWPYEHPRRGQMPPGHHALTLNEYTIRQPPYGAGQPYDKVYNYIQGGNGADYSRNFMVDEKDHPYTGTRYAWVRARTLGGKTTIWGRLALRLSDYDFKARRRDGYGEDWPISYKDIAPYYDRVDRYLGISGVAEHLPHLPDSIFQRPTRLTAAEATLRAKMAAMGRTVTPYRAGVTTDGLEHNKYRSRCFGRGACARRPGGCDIHAVFDSPTGLIYPAQDTGRLSLRTNAVVREVLVDERTGKASGVAFLDAETGRAYEARARVVVLAASTLESARIMLLSKSQAHPNGIGNSSGHVGHNFCEHIMGPGVRGLVKDRIGAPRTIDDGRPGGFYVPRFRNLKERRTDFIRGYGFEGSAGNSMFAASDQPGFGADYKKRVRDLSGAYIEMGGFGEVLARYENYVALDPNTTDRWGIPVLRFHYQFGDNEKKMCEDMANTAQEMFEAAGFEIVGVSRTPLTEGWSIHELGTARMGSDRRTSVLNQFQQSHDVKNLFVVDGSSHVSASCQNPTWTIMALAWRSCDYLAEEFRRGRL
- a CDS encoding aspartyl protease family protein yields the protein MKAAQTFASVTGRLRRRGVGPRALIVLAVLAAAVAVPVAQTPLERAQQDSERGDRMFADAKYREAFDAYSKAVTTTDRPAAIRALKGMIKAALRLSSFRLARSQAEVLRASTGDAESLTLYGDALWADGLFDEAEGAYDTALERFPSSSRAHFGLARSLAARGRLAEALAEAERAMVMDPVDSDPVVLAGELYERLYRFDDAARMYERYVAMLPKRLRNDNNVAAMKIKLLRSFDGRVPARIDDEATAPLHTVPFTLKNKKIILRGTLNGKQVEMVLDTGAERTAITRAMANRTNIHGIAETMITGVGAPGVRRLSVARVDALTFGTLTVRDFPVSIRKDNMPGVPDWQNETFSPMSLGLSMVIDYRRQEVTFGRRLPDDSAEFTLPMRVYRLPMIRGMLNDKQPAYFIVDTGGELMSISTDVATALAMAPRRKIPLKVWGVTGLDRDAFLLPGVDLDFQDIAYRQQGVAVLNLRAPSVLLGFQVGGILGHRFLSGYRVAMDIQRGELRLQRSN
- a CDS encoding DmsE family decaheme c-type cytochrome codes for the protein MSNKLVRLSRKAWWACAILVWLAALVSVQADDRAPRGPEKSAAAQNPPQQSPAAAGPDQYVGNESCLGCHDEAREGYERSLHHFGNDRRTPAADRGCETCHGPNSRHADDPDHVPPTRDLKTLPADDLNAICTTCHSRGEHALWDGSEHERRDVACTACHSMHSAKSEEGFLKGRTEMETCATCHRDKVARQDRSGHMPLREGKLACSSCHNPHGSTNVRLLRTGDSIAETCTSCHADKRGPFLYEHAPSRDGCVTCHDPHGSSNERMLVVKTPMLCQRCHVATRHPSTIYDQALINTSVRVYARSCVTCHANIHGSNHPAGRFFIR
- a CDS encoding sugar phosphate isomerase/epimerase — translated: MTRRWFLTAAGTAVAATAVGPRAQSALPPARTARFRTGLVAYSFQRALQSGQMTYEDLIRLAVDTDIDGIDMTVYWLPSLDDKYLLSLRQLAYRNRVEIYSIGTRVQLSQPTPDQQAKQLADLAKWVDVAQKLGASHIRVFGGQKPAGATLEQAIAFAADTLRKGAEHAGSRGITLGVEDDGGITEYAKETIAIVTGAGSPWAGMNLDIGNFRPPRVYEQIELSIPHAVSTHIKTTVALDDGSGRAPFDLDRVYRMFAAHGYRGYMGLEYEAGGEDPATAVPRHLGQLRALAAKYSRAS
- a CDS encoding c-type cytochrome — encoded protein: MRLSVRLFAVAVFVTSTFARGIGQDASPARTWPPGVQPVGEASPALSPADALKTFSLPPGYRLELVAAEPLVQDPTVIDWDLEGRLWVVEMTGFVRTLDAPEPNLDPIGRVVVLEDTNHDGRMDRRTVFADGLAVPRGVKVLDDGVLVAEPGILWWMRDTNHDLRADVKDIVTREYGRREGSVEGNANGLYWGLDNWLHTSGAEIDLRRRNGRFEIRRIPLRGEWGVTQDDAGRMYRNTNESALHVDVVPAEYYARHASLLRTRGLYESLAIDNDALNDVWPVRPTPGTNRAYQLGIDRPDGTLARFTAVCAPLIYRGDRLPAELYGNAFVAEPAANLVSRLVLSDTGALLRAEKAYARAEFIASTDERFRPVYLANAPDGTLYVVDMYRGVIQDKSSTTTYLRDYIVRKQLDTPIGLGRIYRVVHDTTRRAEPTGLATASASALVKMLSHPNAWWRETAQRLIVERRAVAVASDLAALASTAGDWRTRLHALWTLEGLDRLAPDVVVRALDDRSREVRASALRLAERWLADPRETRVRDAVRRRVADDDWMVRQQVAASLGAMPGADKARALADVLSRYGTDPIIVDVALSGAAGSELAIADELLAGSDTPARSAAVTMLAATVARSGREEDVTRLFDRIASASLTSWSRTALLRGAEVALIGGALPGTAARRGGPPAPAPPCPTCPGARGGPGGSYAFPGVREAQQAATSAPAAGRGSAPLRLRAAPQSLTTLAIESPDPLAPRAAALLGRVEWPGKLAGGPSSVAGRPLTAVEQARFERGREVYRNACQACHQPDGRGQDRLAPPLVGSAIAFADSRIPVRVLLNGKEGAIGLMPPLGATMTDADVSSVLTYIRREWNQAGAPVAPEEVAAVRAETAGRTNPWTDDELTGLMRAAPGR